One region of Catenuloplanes indicus genomic DNA includes:
- a CDS encoding DUF2264 domain-containing protein — MDLPPEDRTRSPYTGWTRAHWETMADHLLESVVPFAAPGFAQFRLPGRTSRAGVESDGLEGFARTFLLAGTRIAGDRGETPRAEILIERYAEGLAAGTDPGDRYAWPPIEDYAQSIVEAASVALMLAETRPWLWDRLGRDTQRSVHRWLEQIVGKRPWPCNWLLFQVIVEQFLADTGGRFAQREIDAGLDAIEEWYRGDGWYSDGAGQHFDHYAGWAMHLYPLLWARMPGAAGSDRAARYRERLHAFLGDFRLMFGADGAPMHQGRSLTYRYAAAAALWTGALADATPLPPGETRRLASGALRYFADRGTPDEAGLLRLGYHGQFPPITQPYSGPASPYWAAKGFVGLLLPADHPVWTATEEPAAVERASFIRTLPAPGWLLHGTRADGVVRLYNHGSDHIKVPAELGEDPERDDPHYAKVGYSTHTAPETEARAWSADVDGHTGLVPPGGGAVTRRRRIHRIGCADRFAASYYTDGDVRVETSSVLCGDAGELRIERITGPAGWTPRTGGFAIAGAGTPAGRAHDRTAEVVGPDGLTSRVVGLLGWSAAGVQRMSGANAFGSRSATPYLTGPVVDGTAAWYVALVTLSRDVSGVVPAAAQQGDEVVAVLPDGEEIRVRLGESPRYSRRPPRGGPSITWDPTVP, encoded by the coding sequence GTGGACCTCCCCCCGGAAGACCGGACCCGCTCGCCGTACACCGGCTGGACCCGCGCGCACTGGGAGACGATGGCGGACCACCTGCTGGAGTCCGTCGTACCGTTCGCCGCGCCCGGTTTTGCCCAGTTCCGGCTGCCCGGCCGGACCAGCCGGGCCGGCGTCGAGTCGGACGGCCTCGAGGGCTTCGCCCGCACGTTCCTGCTGGCCGGCACTCGGATCGCGGGCGATCGTGGGGAAACGCCCAGAGCCGAGATCCTGATCGAGCGGTACGCCGAAGGACTGGCCGCCGGCACGGATCCGGGCGACCGGTACGCCTGGCCGCCGATCGAGGACTACGCGCAGTCGATCGTCGAGGCCGCGTCCGTCGCGCTGATGCTGGCCGAGACCCGCCCCTGGCTGTGGGACCGGCTCGGCCGCGACACCCAGCGGTCGGTGCACCGCTGGCTGGAGCAGATCGTCGGCAAGCGCCCGTGGCCGTGCAACTGGCTGCTGTTCCAGGTGATCGTCGAGCAGTTCCTGGCGGACACCGGCGGCCGCTTCGCACAGCGGGAGATCGACGCCGGCCTGGACGCGATCGAGGAGTGGTACCGGGGCGACGGCTGGTACTCCGACGGCGCCGGCCAGCACTTCGACCACTACGCCGGCTGGGCGATGCATCTCTACCCGCTGCTCTGGGCCCGGATGCCGGGCGCGGCGGGCAGTGACCGGGCGGCGCGCTACCGGGAGCGGCTGCACGCGTTCCTCGGCGACTTCCGCCTGATGTTCGGCGCGGACGGCGCGCCGATGCACCAGGGCCGGTCGCTGACCTACCGGTACGCGGCCGCTGCCGCGCTCTGGACCGGCGCGCTCGCGGACGCCACGCCGCTGCCGCCGGGCGAGACGCGGCGGCTCGCGTCCGGCGCGCTGCGCTACTTCGCGGACCGCGGCACGCCGGACGAGGCCGGGCTGCTGCGGCTCGGGTACCACGGCCAGTTCCCGCCGATCACCCAGCCGTACTCCGGGCCGGCCTCGCCGTACTGGGCGGCCAAGGGTTTCGTAGGTCTGCTGCTGCCCGCGGATCATCCGGTGTGGACCGCGACCGAGGAGCCGGCCGCGGTCGAACGCGCGAGCTTCATCCGCACGCTCCCGGCGCCGGGCTGGCTGCTGCACGGCACCCGGGCGGACGGCGTGGTGCGGCTGTACAACCACGGCAGCGACCACATCAAGGTGCCGGCCGAGCTGGGCGAGGACCCGGAGCGGGACGATCCGCACTACGCGAAGGTCGGGTACAGCACGCACACCGCGCCGGAGACCGAGGCGCGGGCGTGGTCGGCGGACGTGGACGGGCACACCGGGCTGGTGCCGCCGGGCGGCGGCGCGGTGACCAGGCGGCGGCGCATCCACCGGATCGGGTGTGCGGACCGGTTCGCCGCGTCCTACTACACCGACGGGGACGTGCGGGTGGAGACCTCGAGCGTGCTGTGCGGGGACGCGGGCGAGCTGCGCATCGAGCGGATCACCGGTCCGGCCGGGTGGACGCCGCGGACCGGCGGGTTCGCGATCGCGGGCGCCGGGACGCCCGCGGGGCGCGCGCACGACCGTACCGCCGAGGTCGTCGGTCCTGACGGGTTGACCAGCCGGGTCGTGGGGCTGCTGGGCTGGTCAGCCGCGGGCGTGCAGCGGATGTCCGGCGCGAACGCGTTCGGGAGCCGGTCCGCCACGCCGTATCTGACCGGGCCGGTGGTCGACGGCACCGCGGCCTGGTACGTCGCTCTCGTCACGCTGTCCCGCGACGTCTCCGGCGTCGTGCCGGCAGCGGCTCAGCAGGGAGACGAGGTGGTGGCGGTGCTCCCGGACGGGGAGGAGATCCGCGTGCGCCTCGGC
- a CDS encoding ROK family protein, with product MDRRSSITAIVRAVLAAGPLRRADLEARTGLSQPTIAKLTRSLIDAGYLTETTEGGGPGRIGRPAAALDVRADREFFAGVKVTPGELIGVVTDLRAVVRVTAHAPLGDARTPPDVVRAITHLVAGLRERVGPVSGLGVSVAGDVDRSTGLARYEPFLGWRDVPLAALCAAATGLPTVVDNDIRALTEAENWFGAGAGARSFLLVAVGSGVTSGLVVDGRVLTGAHGVAGELGHVPVDRRGPKCYCGARGCLEAIASEPALLRRIAETTGTPAITLDRAIELARLGDPRVGEAFAEAGRAIGQAVGGVINLFGPELVVFSADHLDGFALLDPHIRTAIDTHAYGAAARATVAVRPLPFDQWARGAATVAITHHLTSTPI from the coding sequence ATGGATCGCCGGTCATCGATCACCGCGATCGTCCGCGCCGTGCTGGCGGCCGGTCCACTGCGCCGCGCCGACCTGGAGGCGCGGACCGGCCTGTCCCAACCCACGATCGCGAAACTGACCCGGTCCCTGATCGACGCCGGCTACCTCACCGAGACGACCGAGGGCGGCGGCCCCGGGCGGATCGGCCGGCCCGCGGCCGCGCTCGACGTGCGCGCCGACCGCGAGTTCTTCGCCGGCGTCAAGGTCACCCCCGGCGAGCTGATCGGCGTCGTCACCGATCTGCGCGCGGTCGTGCGCGTCACCGCCCACGCCCCGCTCGGCGACGCCCGCACACCCCCCGACGTGGTCCGCGCGATCACCCACCTGGTAGCCGGCCTGCGTGAACGTGTCGGTCCGGTGAGCGGGCTGGGGGTCTCGGTCGCCGGTGACGTCGACCGGAGTACCGGGCTCGCGCGTTACGAGCCGTTTCTCGGCTGGCGGGACGTCCCGCTCGCCGCGCTGTGCGCGGCCGCGACCGGCCTGCCCACGGTGGTGGACAACGACATCCGCGCGCTCACCGAGGCGGAGAACTGGTTCGGCGCGGGCGCGGGCGCCCGGTCGTTCCTGCTGGTCGCGGTCGGATCCGGGGTCACCAGCGGGCTCGTCGTCGACGGCCGGGTGCTGACCGGCGCGCACGGCGTGGCCGGCGAACTGGGCCATGTCCCGGTCGACCGCCGCGGTCCCAAGTGCTACTGCGGCGCACGCGGCTGCCTCGAGGCGATCGCGTCCGAGCCCGCGCTGCTGCGCCGCATCGCCGAGACCACCGGCACCCCCGCGATCACGCTGGATCGCGCCATCGAGTTGGCCCGCCTCGGCGACCCGCGGGTCGGCGAGGCATTCGCCGAGGCGGGCCGCGCCATCGGGCAGGCGGTCGGCGGAGTGATCAACCTGTTCGGCCCCGAACTGGTCGTCTTCTCCGCCGACCACCTCGACGGCTTCGCCCTCCTCGACCCCCACATCCGCACCGCCATCGACACCCACGCCTATGGCGCCGCCGCCCGCGCCACCGTCGCCGTCCGCCCTCTCCCGTTCGACCAGTGGGCCCGCGGTGCCGCCACCGTCGCCATCACCCACCACCTGACCTCCACCCCCATCTGA